The following proteins are encoded in a genomic region of Lachnospiraceae bacterium KM106-2:
- a CDS encoding ATPase components of ABC transporters with duplicated ATPase domains yields the protein MNLLTVQQVTKSYTERILFDNISLGINQGDKIGVIGINGTGKSTLLKIIAGLIDPDEGEIVKGNKVHVEYLAQNPEFDSKKTLLQNVISGKHDENEQWGIESEAKSMLNKVGISDYDADPSTLSGGQRKRAALIRTLLTPADILILDEPTNHLDNEMAEWLEKYLNNYKGSLIMVTHDRYFLDKVTNKIVEIDKGKLYTYEANYSGFLELKAQREEIEVATERKNKSLYRMELEWMKRGARARSTKQKARIERFEDLSNRKQIETDGSVEMSSLSSRLGKKTIEVNGISKAYGPKVLIDDFTYIFLKNDRIGIIGHNGCGKSTLLKIINGIIEPDQGTVEIGQTVKIGYFSQENEYLDERLRVIDYVKETAEYIQTKDGTVSASQMCEKFLFDSSMQYTQIARLSGGEKRRLYLLKVLMEAPNVLILDEPTNDLDIRTLSILESYLDGFDGIVITVSHDRYFLDRIVERIFAFEGNGVIRQYEGNYTDYRSVSAEASTEKQEIASEKTEKPKYKKEKDVKLKFTYNEQKEYNEIDSVIAKLESELETIEDGIAKSATDFVKLNEFMEKKAKTEKELEEKMDRWVYLNDLAEKMEEAKKNKDK from the coding sequence ATGAATTTATTAACAGTACAACAAGTTACGAAAAGTTACACCGAACGTATTTTGTTTGACAATATATCCCTCGGAATCAATCAAGGAGATAAAATAGGTGTTATTGGTATCAATGGTACCGGCAAATCTACCTTATTAAAAATAATTGCAGGACTGATCGATCCTGATGAAGGTGAAATCGTAAAAGGAAATAAGGTTCATGTTGAATATCTTGCGCAGAATCCAGAATTTGATTCGAAAAAAACGCTGCTTCAGAATGTAATCAGCGGAAAACATGATGAAAATGAACAATGGGGCATTGAGAGTGAAGCAAAATCAATGCTAAATAAAGTTGGAATATCAGATTACGATGCAGATCCATCTACTCTTAGTGGTGGACAAAGAAAAAGAGCCGCTTTAATCCGTACGTTACTTACACCTGCGGATATTCTGATCTTAGATGAGCCTACGAACCACTTGGATAATGAGATGGCAGAATGGCTTGAAAAATATCTAAATAATTATAAAGGTTCTCTGATCATGGTAACTCATGATCGTTATTTCCTCGATAAAGTTACAAATAAAATTGTAGAGATCGATAAAGGAAAACTATATACGTATGAGGCAAATTATTCTGGTTTTCTGGAGTTGAAAGCACAGAGAGAAGAAATCGAAGTCGCAACAGAGAGAAAGAATAAGAGTCTCTATCGAATGGAATTAGAATGGATGAAACGTGGTGCCAGAGCGCGTAGTACAAAGCAAAAGGCTAGAATTGAGCGTTTTGAAGATTTGAGCAATCGTAAACAGATTGAGACTGATGGTAGCGTGGAGATGAGTTCTCTTTCTTCTCGATTAGGTAAGAAGACAATCGAAGTGAATGGGATTTCCAAAGCATATGGCCCAAAAGTATTAATCGATGACTTTACGTATATCTTTCTTAAAAACGATCGCATCGGTATTATTGGACATAATGGATGCGGAAAATCCACTTTATTAAAAATTATAAATGGTATCATAGAACCCGATCAAGGAACAGTAGAAATCGGACAGACTGTTAAGATTGGATATTTCTCACAAGAAAATGAATATTTAGATGAACGTTTACGTGTGATCGATTATGTAAAAGAGACAGCAGAATATATTCAGACAAAAGACGGAACTGTATCCGCTTCTCAGATGTGTGAAAAATTCTTATTTGATTCTTCTATGCAATACACTCAGATTGCTAGATTAAGTGGTGGTGAGAAAAGAAGATTATACTTATTAAAAGTATTAATGGAGGCACCAAATGTTCTTATTCTCGATGAACCAACCAATGATCTTGATATCCGAACACTTTCAATTTTAGAAAGTTACTTGGATGGATTTGATGGTATTGTCATTACAGTATCTCATGATCGTTATTTCCTTGATCGAATTGTTGAACGTATTTTTGCATTTGAAGGAAATGGTGTCATCCGTCAGTATGAAGGAAATTACACAGATTATCGAAGTGTTAGTGCTGAAGCAAGTACGGAAAAGCAGGAAATTGCTTCAGAAAAGACGGAAAAACCAAAGTATAAAAAGGAAAAAGATGTAAAATTAAAGTTTACTTATAATGAGCAAAAGGAGTATAATGAGATAGATAGTGTGATAGCTAAATTAGAAAGTGAGCTAGAAACAATAGAAGACGGAATAGCCAAATCAGCGACTGATTTTGTAAAGCTGAATGAATTTATGGAGAAAAAGGCTAAGACAGAAAAAGAGTTAGAAGAGAAAATGGACCGATGGGTATATTTGAATGATTTAGCAGAGAAGATGGAAGAAGCTAAGAAGAACAAAGATAAATAG
- a CDS encoding glycogen debranching enzyme, translating into MVANNTIQLNISRGEPFPLGVKKIQNAIHFSVAAVDRDQCQLNLYIKDSDKKYAVIVMDEQYRCGGIFSVAIEDLDTDLLEYTFEIQGKEFVDPCAHLVHGREEWGRYLSPEDKRKMRGRFDFSSFDWEADKNPMIPFDELIMYRLHMRGFTKHTSSKVKGKGTFLGCKEKIPYLKELGINAIEVMPIYEFDEIYVKNPYGMNAGMADYYYRNKLPTYPVDMPKVEPEYKLNYWGYSDSNYYFAPKQSYSYSDNPSKELKELIKELHRNGIELIMEMHFPFGTNQGVILSCLRYWVREFHVDGFRFNEEVVPATMIATDPYFSNVKLLCSGWDTYQVYGNRFPKYKNVAAYNDGFSVTMRRFLKGDEEQVSGVCSQLKANPEKSGKINYITNGNGFTLMDLYSYDVKHNEANGEENTDGSDYNYSWNCGTEGKTRKKKVLELRRKQIRNAFVLLLLSQATPMILSGDEFGNSQEGNNNAYCQDNEISWLNWNQLRSNKEQFEFVKSLIQLRKEHPILHMEDEMRNMDYISCGYPDMSFHGTKAWCPDYSNYSRVLGVMICGKYIRIDHSYNDNFFYFACNMHWETHTFDVPHIPADQEWTVVVDTFGEEDTKADINSGLSTIVVQPRSIVILMSQKNEKLNQRGK; encoded by the coding sequence GTGGTAGCAAATAATACAATTCAATTGAATATAAGCAGAGGCGAACCATTTCCTTTGGGCGTGAAAAAGATACAGAATGCAATTCACTTTTCAGTGGCAGCTGTCGATAGGGATCAATGTCAATTAAATTTATATATAAAGGATAGTGATAAAAAGTATGCCGTGATCGTGATGGACGAGCAGTATCGTTGCGGTGGCATCTTTTCGGTCGCAATTGAAGATTTAGATACGGATTTATTAGAATATACCTTTGAGATACAAGGAAAGGAATTCGTGGATCCTTGTGCTCATCTTGTTCATGGTCGTGAGGAGTGGGGGAGATATCTTAGCCCAGAAGATAAGCGAAAAATGCGTGGAAGATTTGATTTTTCTTCTTTTGACTGGGAAGCAGATAAGAATCCGATGATACCGTTTGATGAGCTGATCATGTACCGTCTTCATATGAGAGGATTTACAAAGCATACGTCATCTAAGGTGAAGGGAAAAGGTACTTTCCTTGGTTGCAAGGAGAAGATTCCATATCTGAAAGAACTTGGGATCAATGCAATTGAAGTAATGCCGATTTATGAATTTGATGAGATTTATGTAAAGAATCCATACGGGATGAATGCAGGAATGGCGGATTATTATTATCGTAATAAACTGCCTACTTATCCGGTTGATATGCCGAAAGTGGAGCCAGAATATAAATTAAACTACTGGGGATATTCCGATAGTAATTATTATTTTGCACCAAAACAATCGTATTCCTACTCAGATAATCCATCGAAGGAATTAAAAGAATTAATTAAAGAACTTCATAGAAATGGGATCGAGCTGATCATGGAAATGCATTTTCCATTTGGCACAAACCAAGGGGTGATCTTATCCTGCTTACGATACTGGGTGCGTGAATTTCATGTGGATGGTTTCCGGTTTAATGAGGAAGTGGTACCAGCTACTATGATCGCAACAGATCCTTATTTTAGTAATGTCAAATTATTGTGCAGCGGATGGGATACGTATCAAGTTTATGGAAACCGATTCCCGAAATATAAAAATGTTGCAGCATATAATGATGGGTTCTCGGTTACAATGCGACGTTTCCTAAAAGGGGATGAAGAACAGGTATCCGGTGTATGCTCACAGTTAAAAGCGAATCCAGAAAAGTCTGGTAAGATCAATTACATTACCAATGGGAATGGTTTTACCCTTATGGATCTATATTCGTATGATGTAAAGCATAATGAAGCGAACGGGGAAGAGAATACCGATGGCAGTGACTATAATTATAGCTGGAACTGTGGAACGGAAGGGAAGACAAGAAAGAAGAAAGTACTGGAGTTGCGACGAAAACAGATTCGTAATGCATTTGTTCTGCTTCTGCTTAGCCAGGCGACACCTATGATCCTTTCTGGTGATGAGTTTGGTAATTCACAGGAAGGTAATAATAATGCGTATTGTCAGGATAATGAGATTAGCTGGCTCAATTGGAATCAGTTAAGATCTAATAAAGAACAATTTGAATTTGTTAAAAGCTTGATCCAGTTACGAAAAGAACATCCGATTCTTCATATGGAAGATGAGATGCGGAATATGGATTACATTTCTTGTGGATATCCTGATATGTCTTTCCATGGAACCAAAGCTTGGTGTCCAGATTACTCTAATTACAGCCGTGTGCTCGGCGTTATGATCTGTGGCAAATATATTCGTATTGATCATTCCTATAATGATAATTTCTTTTATTTTGCATGTAATATGCATTGGGAAACTCATACCTTTGATGTACCACATATTCCAGCAGATCAGGAATGGACGGTAGTCGTTGATACATTTGGTGAAGAGGATACTAAGGCAGATATTAATTCTGGCTTATCAACAATTGTAGTTCAGCCAAGAAGCATCGTCATATTAATGAGTCAAAAGAATGAAAAATTGAATCAGAGAGGGAAATGA
- a CDS encoding conserved membrane protein has product MTNKVLDSYKLKWIAIITMVIDHTGAILFNDPKYAYLRLIGRLAFPIFCFLLVEGFYHTSNVYKYLGRLAIFAFISEVPFDMMYAAFGNQVVWSHQNVFFTLLIGLSTVFWIDKIRLKYQEKQVFALIIQLLVLYIGGFLAEICCSDYGALGIFMIIVFYFNRGNLWTITILNGLLIAVLNGPASIEMYALLAIPLLAMYNGEKGKSMKYFFYAFYPVHIVILCLIKYYIVS; this is encoded by the coding sequence ATGACAAATAAAGTATTAGACAGTTATAAGCTAAAGTGGATTGCAATTATTACAATGGTCATTGATCATACAGGAGCAATTCTCTTTAATGACCCTAAGTATGCCTATCTTCGTTTGATTGGAAGATTAGCATTTCCGATTTTTTGCTTTTTACTTGTGGAAGGCTTCTACCATACAAGCAATGTGTATAAATATCTAGGAAGACTTGCTATATTTGCATTTATTAGTGAAGTTCCATTTGATATGATGTATGCAGCGTTTGGTAATCAGGTAGTATGGAGCCATCAAAATGTATTTTTTACATTGCTGATAGGACTATCCACTGTATTCTGGATTGATAAGATAAGATTGAAATATCAAGAGAAACAGGTATTTGCTTTGATCATACAGCTTTTAGTGCTATATATTGGAGGATTTTTAGCAGAGATTTGTTGCTCAGATTATGGAGCACTGGGAATCTTTATGATCATCGTATTCTATTTTAATCGTGGAAACCTATGGACGATCACAATCTTAAATGGATTATTGATTGCAGTACTGAATGGTCCTGCAAGTATTGAAATGTATGCATTATTAGCAATACCATTGCTTGCTATGTATAATGGAGAGAAAGGAAAGAGTATGAAATACTTTTTCTATGCTTTTTACCCAGTGCATATCGTTATCTTATGTTTGATAAAATACTATATTGTTTCATAA
- a CDS encoding pyruvate formate-lyase: protein MVNFDQWENFQGRQWKEEINVRDFIQNNYTPYDGDSSFLEGTTEATDKLWGTLQGLQKEERAKGGILDMDTEIVSSITSHKPGYIGEGTKEIEKVVGLQTDKPLKRAFMPYGGIKMAEQACTTYGYTPAPELHKIFTEYHKTHNQGVFDAYTPEILKARHNKIITGLPDTYGRGRIVGDYRRVALYGIDFLMAEKKNDWMNTGDGNMTDDVIRQREEITEQFRALGQMKKMAESYGFDISVPAKNAKEAVQWLYFGYLAAIKTQNGAAMSVGRVSTFLDIFIERDLKAGTLTEKEAQELIDHLVMKLRMVKFARIPSYNALFSGDPVWATLEVAGLGQDGRSMVTKNDYRFLHTLENMGPAPEPNLTVLYSERLPENFKKFAAHISITTSSIQYENDDVMRVVWGDDYSICCCVSATQTGKEMQFFGARANLAKCLLYAINGGVDEKSKDQVGPAYRGITSEYLDYDEVVAKYDVMMEWLAGLYVNSLNLIQYMHDKYYYEAAEMALIDTDVRRTFATGIAGFSHVVDSLSAIKYAKVKTVRGEDGLVTDYEIEGDFPRYGNDDDRADDIAVWLLKTFLTKIKKFHTYRDSEPTTSILTITSNVVYGKATGALPDGRAAGEPLSPGANPSYGAEQNGLLASLNSVAKLPYEWALDGISNTQTINPDALGHAEGERVDNLVNVLDGYFSQGAHHLNVNVFGKEKLVDAMEHPEKPEYANFTIRVSGYAVKFIDLNREQQLDVIARTCHDRM from the coding sequence ATGGTAAATTTTGACCAATGGGAAAATTTCCAAGGAAGACAATGGAAAGAAGAAATCAATGTAAGAGACTTCATTCAAAACAACTACACACCTTATGATGGTGATTCATCATTCTTAGAAGGTACAACTGAAGCAACTGATAAACTTTGGGGTACTCTTCAAGGTCTTCAAAAAGAAGAACGTGCTAAGGGTGGTATCTTAGATATGGATACTGAAATCGTATCCTCTATCACTTCTCACAAACCAGGTTACATCGGTGAAGGCACTAAAGAAATTGAAAAAGTTGTAGGTCTTCAGACTGACAAACCTTTAAAGAGAGCATTTATGCCTTATGGTGGTATCAAAATGGCTGAACAAGCTTGTACTACATATGGATATACTCCAGCTCCAGAATTACACAAAATCTTTACTGAATATCACAAAACACATAACCAAGGTGTTTTCGATGCATATACTCCAGAGATCTTAAAAGCTCGTCACAACAAGATCATTACAGGACTTCCAGATACTTATGGTCGTGGACGTATCGTTGGTGATTACCGTCGTGTTGCTCTTTACGGTATTGATTTCTTAATGGCTGAAAAGAAAAACGACTGGATGAACACTGGTGATGGAAACATGACAGATGATGTTATTCGTCAAAGAGAAGAAATCACAGAACAATTCAGAGCATTAGGACAAATGAAGAAGATGGCTGAAAGCTATGGTTTTGATATTTCAGTACCTGCTAAGAATGCAAAAGAAGCTGTTCAATGGTTATACTTCGGATATTTAGCAGCAATCAAGACTCAAAACGGTGCAGCTATGTCAGTTGGTCGTGTATCTACATTCTTAGATATCTTCATTGAAAGAGATCTTAAAGCTGGTACATTAACTGAAAAAGAGGCTCAAGAATTAATCGATCATTTAGTAATGAAATTAAGAATGGTTAAATTCGCAAGAATCCCTTCATACAATGCATTATTCTCAGGAGATCCAGTATGGGCTACTCTTGAAGTTGCAGGTTTAGGACAAGATGGACGCTCTATGGTAACTAAGAACGATTACCGTTTCTTACATACTTTAGAGAACATGGGACCAGCTCCAGAGCCAAACTTAACTGTATTATACTCAGAGAGATTACCAGAAAACTTCAAGAAATTCGCTGCACATATCTCAATTACAACATCTTCAATCCAATATGAGAATGATGATGTTATGCGTGTTGTATGGGGCGACGATTACTCAATCTGCTGTTGTGTATCTGCAACTCAGACTGGTAAAGAAATGCAGTTCTTCGGTGCTCGTGCTAACTTGGCTAAATGTTTATTATACGCTATCAATGGTGGTGTTGATGAAAAATCTAAAGATCAAGTAGGTCCTGCATACAGAGGAATCACTTCTGAATATTTAGACTATGATGAAGTAGTTGCTAAATATGATGTAATGATGGAATGGTTAGCTGGATTATATGTAAACTCATTAAACTTAATCCAATACATGCATGATAAATACTACTATGAAGCAGCTGAAATGGCTCTTATCGATACTGATGTTAGACGTACATTCGCAACTGGTATCGCTGGATTCTCTCATGTAGTAGATTCATTATCTGCAATCAAATATGCAAAAGTTAAAACTGTACGTGGCGAAGATGGTCTTGTTACAGATTACGAAATCGAAGGAGACTTCCCAAGATACGGTAATGATGATGACAGAGCTGATGATATCGCAGTATGGTTATTAAAGACTTTCTTAACTAAGATTAAGAAATTCCATACTTACAGAGATTCTGAACCAACAACTTCTATCTTAACAATCACTTCAAACGTTGTTTATGGTAAAGCTACTGGTGCATTACCAGACGGACGTGCAGCTGGAGAACCACTTTCACCAGGTGCTAACCCATCTTACGGTGCAGAGCAAAATGGTCTTTTAGCTTCATTAAACTCAGTTGCTAAATTACCTTACGAATGGGCTCTTGATGGTATTTCTAATACTCAGACAATCAACCCAGATGCTCTTGGACATGCAGAAGGTGAAAGAGTTGACAACTTAGTAAACGTATTAGACGGATACTTCAGCCAAGGCGCTCATCACTTAAATGTAAACGTATTTGGTAAAGAAAAATTAGTTGACGCTATGGAACATCCAGAAAAACCAGAATACGCTAACTTCACAATTCGTGTTTCAGGTTACGCTGTTAAGTTCATCGACTTAAATCGTGAACAACAATTAGATGTTATCGCAAGAACTTGCCACGATAGAATGTAA
- a CDS encoding pyruvate formate-lyase activating enzyme has protein sequence MSTAVKGYVHSLESFGSVDGPGVRYVIFLQGCNMRCQYCHNPDTWKKDSNETYTADDLLKKALRFKNYWKTNGGITVSGGEALLQIDFMIEFFRKCKEAGVHTTLDTSGNPFTREEPFFSKFNELMKYTDLVMLDIKHIDPAEHKKLTGFSNDNIIDMANYLSEMKKPMWIRHVLVPERTDNDEYLKQLDSYIKTLSSVERVEVLPYHTLGIFKWKELGIDYKLEGIDPPTKERIENANALLHTSEYL, from the coding sequence ATGAGTACAGCAGTAAAAGGCTATGTCCATTCATTAGAAAGCTTTGGCTCCGTTGACGGACCAGGAGTTCGCTATGTCATCTTTTTGCAAGGATGTAATATGCGTTGCCAATATTGTCATAATCCAGATACTTGGAAAAAAGATAGTAATGAGACATATACCGCAGACGACTTATTAAAGAAAGCACTTCGATTTAAGAATTACTGGAAAACGAATGGTGGTATTACCGTTAGTGGTGGAGAGGCCTTGCTTCAAATCGATTTTATGATTGAATTCTTCCGCAAATGTAAAGAAGCAGGAGTTCATACAACTCTTGATACAAGTGGCAATCCATTTACAAGAGAAGAACCATTCTTTAGTAAATTTAATGAATTAATGAAATATACGGATCTTGTTATGTTAGATATCAAACATATCGATCCCGCAGAACATAAAAAGTTAACCGGATTCAGTAATGATAATATCATAGATATGGCAAATTACTTATCAGAGATGAAGAAACCAATGTGGATCCGTCATGTCTTAGTACCAGAAAGAACTGATAATGACGAGTATCTAAAACAATTAGATTCTTATATTAAGACATTAAGTAGTGTAGAACGAGTAGAAGTTCTTCCTTATCATACCTTGGGAATCTTTAAATGGAAAGAGCTTGGTATCGATTATAAGTTAGAAGGGATCGATCCGCCTACAAAAGAACGAATTGAAAATGCCAATGCACTTCTTCATACAAGTGAATATCTATAA
- a CDS encoding chaperone protein HtpG: MNKEHGSLSINSDNIFPIIKKWLYSDHDIFLRELVSNACDAVTKLKKLDVMGEYTLPDDFKGRVDVIVSPENKTIKVIDNGIGMTDEEVKKYINQIAFSGATSFLEQYKDKTSEDQIIGHFGLGFYSAFMVADKVTIETLSFKDGAESVLWESEGGTEFEMSAGTKESVGTEITLYLNEDSYEFANEFRVKEILNKYCSFMPVEIFFKDADKKEEPKKEEEKKDEVVDATVDENGKAKEEEKKPEEKSINNPHPLWTKHPNDCTDEEYKEFYRDVFHDYKEPLFWIHLNMDYPFNLKGILYFPKINMQYDTLEGVIKLYNNQVFIADNIKEVIPEFLMLLKGVIDCPDLPLNVSRSALQNDGFVKKISDYITKKVADKLSGMYKVDKENYEKYWDDINPFIKYGCLKDDKFREKMKDYVIFKNLEGKYVTLPEYIKATKGDEATEEAKTEEPNAEESKDGAAKEKKKDTVYYVTDELQQSQYINMFKENGMDAVILAHNIDQSFIQQLEMTNDTVKFQRIDADVTESVKEEVSKEDEETLKENAKTLADLFKKVLNKEKLEVKVEKLKNTKVSSMITLSEESRRMQDMMKMYNMGGMNPDMLDGGETLVLNANNKLVQYVLDHKEDDKVNMFCEQLYDLAMISNKPLAPEAMTKFITRSNEIMELLAQ; encoded by the coding sequence ATGAATAAAGAACATGGTAGTCTTTCAATTAACTCAGACAATATTTTCCCTATTATTAAAAAATGGTTATATTCCGATCATGATATTTTCCTTCGTGAATTAGTATCCAATGCATGTGATGCAGTAACAAAATTAAAGAAATTAGATGTTATGGGTGAATATACACTTCCAGATGATTTTAAAGGAAGAGTAGATGTCATCGTAAGTCCTGAAAATAAAACAATCAAAGTCATCGATAACGGTATTGGTATGACAGACGAAGAAGTGAAAAAGTACATCAATCAGATCGCTTTTTCCGGTGCAACTTCATTCTTAGAGCAATACAAAGATAAAACAAGTGAAGACCAGATTATCGGTCACTTCGGTTTAGGTTTTTATTCAGCATTCATGGTAGCTGATAAAGTTACAATTGAAACATTATCATTTAAAGATGGAGCAGAAAGTGTTCTATGGGAATCAGAAGGCGGTACTGAATTTGAGATGAGCGCTGGTACTAAAGAAAGCGTTGGTACTGAGATTACATTATATTTAAATGAAGACAGCTATGAATTTGCAAATGAATTTAGAGTAAAAGAAATCTTAAATAAATATTGTTCTTTCATGCCAGTGGAAATCTTCTTCAAAGATGCGGATAAGAAAGAAGAACCTAAAAAAGAAGAAGAGAAAAAAGATGAAGTTGTAGATGCAACTGTTGATGAAAATGGCAAAGCAAAAGAAGAAGAGAAAAAGCCAGAAGAAAAATCAATCAACAATCCTCATCCATTATGGACAAAACATCCTAACGATTGTACGGATGAAGAATACAAAGAGTTTTATCGTGATGTATTCCATGATTACAAAGAACCTTTATTCTGGATCCATTTAAATATGGATTATCCATTTAACTTAAAAGGTATTCTTTATTTCCCTAAGATCAACATGCAATACGATACATTAGAAGGCGTTATTAAATTATATAATAACCAGGTATTCATCGCAGATAATATTAAAGAAGTAATTCCAGAATTCTTAATGTTATTAAAAGGTGTGATCGATTGCCCTGATCTACCACTTAATGTAAGCCGTTCTGCATTACAAAATGATGGATTCGTTAAGAAGATTTCAGATTATATTACAAAGAAAGTTGCTGATAAGCTTTCTGGTATGTATAAGGTTGATAAAGAAAACTATGAAAAATATTGGGATGATATCAATCCATTTATCAAATATGGTTGCTTAAAAGATGATAAGTTCAGAGAAAAAATGAAAGATTATGTAATCTTTAAGAACTTAGAAGGTAAATATGTAACATTACCTGAATATATCAAAGCTACAAAAGGCGACGAAGCGACAGAAGAAGCTAAGACAGAAGAGCCAAATGCAGAAGAATCAAAAGACGGTGCTGCCAAAGAGAAGAAGAAAGATACGGTATATTATGTAACAGATGAGTTACAACAAAGCCAGTATATCAATATGTTTAAGGAAAATGGTATGGATGCAGTTATCTTAGCTCATAACATTGACCAGTCATTCATTCAACAATTAGAAATGACAAACGATACTGTTAAATTCCAAAGAATCGATGCGGATGTAACAGAAAGTGTAAAAGAAGAAGTTTCTAAGGAAGATGAAGAAACATTAAAAGAAAATGCAAAGACGTTAGCTGATTTATTTAAGAAAGTGTTAAATAAAGAAAAATTAGAAGTTAAAGTTGAAAAGTTAAAGAATACAAAAGTTTCTTCTATGATCACGTTATCAGAAGAGAGCCGCAGAATGCAAGATATGATGAAGATGTATAACATGGGAGGCATGAATCCTGACATGTTAGATGGCGGAGAAACTTTAGTATTAAATGCAAATAATAAATTAGTTCAATATGTGTTAGATCATAAAGAAGACGATAAAGTTAATATGTTCTGTGAGCAGTTGTATGATCTTGCAATGATCAGTAATAAGCCATTAGCTCCAGAAGCTATGACAAAATTCATTACAAGAAGTAATGAGATCATGGAATTACTTGCACAATAG
- a CDS encoding DegV family protein translates to MTYRIIGDSCTDLTDNLLKDEHIKVVPLSIEIDGYRIEDDETFDQADFLRRVAESPNCPKSSCPAPETYMNLFDIEGDVYVVTLSSNLSGSYNSAMLAKQLYEEEHPDAHVAVIDSCSASVGQTIIVMKIKELAESGLPFEQVVEQATKYRDEVTTKFVLESLDTLRKNGRLSNLSAMIANVLNIKPIMGSTPEGQIIKLDQARGINKALTIMAEYVKKDAFDVQNRILGIAHCNNYERALYIKEEILKRVPFKDCIITDTAGISSLYANDGGIVIAY, encoded by the coding sequence ATGACATACAGAATAATTGGAGATAGTTGTACGGATTTAACAGATAATCTGCTAAAGGATGAACATATTAAAGTTGTACCATTATCAATCGAAATAGATGGATATCGTATTGAGGATGATGAAACATTTGATCAGGCAGATTTCTTGAGAAGAGTAGCAGAAAGCCCAAATTGTCCTAAGTCATCTTGTCCTGCGCCTGAGACATATATGAATCTATTTGATATTGAAGGTGATGTTTACGTGGTAACGTTATCTTCTAACTTAAGTGGTTCTTACAATAGTGCTATGTTAGCAAAACAACTCTATGAAGAAGAGCATCCAGATGCTCACGTGGCAGTGATTGATTCTTGTTCTGCCAGTGTTGGACAGACAATTATCGTAATGAAGATTAAAGAATTAGCTGAGAGTGGACTCCCATTTGAACAAGTGGTTGAACAAGCAACAAAGTATCGTGATGAAGTTACAACAAAGTTTGTTCTTGAATCATTAGATACACTTCGTAAGAATGGTCGTTTATCAAACTTATCAGCAATGATAGCAAATGTATTAAATATCAAGCCAATCATGGGATCGACTCCAGAGGGACAGATTATCAAATTAGATCAGGCAAGAGGGATTAATAAAGCATTAACTATAATGGCTGAATATGTAAAGAAAGATGCTTTTGATGTTCAGAATCGAATTTTAGGAATCGCTCATTGCAATAATTATGAGAGAGCCTTATATATAAAAGAGGAAATCTTAAAACGTGTACCATTCAAAGATTGCATTATCACAGATACTGCTGGAATCAGTAGCTTATATGCAAACGATGGTGGAATCGTAATCGCATACTAG